GGCGTCCTCTCGTTGGCGCACCCGCCGCCCCACTCTCGACATAGCGCCCGTCTAATCCCTGCAATAAATGAGTGATTTCTTGGCAGGTTTGGGTTAAGGCGGGTAAAAGGCGATCGCGAATCCAGTCTAATTCCTGTTGCGTTCGTTGTCCGATTCGGGAATTAAATGTAGAGACGTGCCATGGCGCGTCTGTAGGGGCGGGTTTAGGAACAGTCTTGTCGCTATTGAGAGTAACCTTTGTACAAAACCCACCCTGACTAAGTGTTGACTTTCCTTCTGCCTTTGATATGAGAGATTCCACCCATTGAGACGCTTGGGCTTCCAATTGCGCGATCGCTTGTCTCTTACTGTCACCTTCTGGAGTCAGTGGATCAAAGTCCCATCCCCAATCTTGCGCGATCGCCCGAGTTAACCCTAAGCGCCCCCTTCCCGGATGACGGGCAATTGCCACAGTTAAGTCTCGCAATAGTCGTCCCTGGGGACACTGTCCCAAAATATGCAACCCATCTCGAATTTGAGCTTCTTTTAATTCACACAGGTAGCTATCGATTTGAGTTAAAAGATTCGCTTTTCCTGCTTCCCCTAGAAGGGCGGGTTTAGTCAAGCTATCCGACATCGACATAATGTTATCGGTAAAACCCGCCCCTACCGTTTCTGTGTTCAAGACGCGCCATGGCAAGTCTCTACAGGTTTCCCCATCCTCAAATCCCAAATCGTGGTGCAGGTTTTCTTGGATAACCAGTTGAGTAATGCGATCGCGGATAGTTGGTAAGCGAGAGGGATCTAAGCTTTGCGCTTCGTAATATTCATCCACTAACCCTTCTAGCTGTTGCAAAGAACCATAGAGTTCAGCGCGAGTCATCGGTGGCGTCAGGTGGTCAATAATCACAGCCTGCGATCGCCGTTTGGCTTGCGAGCCTTCCCCCGGATCATTGACAATGAAGGGGTATAAATGGGGCATTGTCCCTAAAGCGACTTCGGGATAACAGGTTTCAGAGAGTGCCAAACTTTTTCCCGGTAACCATTCCAAATTTCCATGTTTTCCCACATGTACCATCGCCTGCGCCCCAAATTTTTGTCGCAGCCAATAATAAAAGGCTAAATAAGCGGGTGTTGGTTCTAAATCCGGCGCGTGATAATTTAAAGCTGGGTCACTATCATAACCCCGCGACGGTTGAATCCCAACAAAAATATTACCCAGTTGGATTCCCGGAATGGGAATTGTTGAGTGTTGAATGTTGAATGTTGAATGTGTATGGGCGGGTTTAGGAACTTCCTTGTCGCTATTAATAGTAACATTTGTGCAGAACCTGCCCTGACTGAATATTGATCCTTCACTTTCTTTATGCCAACGGTTACAGATGCCTTGCTGTACTGCTAAAGGTAACGTATCAAAATAATCTTGATAATCTTGCCTAGATAACCCCTGTTGAACCGGACGTAATTCCCATCCTTCGGGATCATTTGTTACCCCCGTGGTTAAGCGTTGAATGAGTTCATCTCCGGTTTCGGGACTATCCTCTACCTGATACCCCGCCCCTTGCAACGCCTTGAGAAGTTCCACACAGCTTGCAGGTGTATCAAGCCCCACACCATTCGCGAGGCGTCCATCTCGGTTAGGATAATTAGCTAAGATTAGGGCAATACGCCGTTCTGCTGGCGGGGTTTGGCGTAATTTTACCCAATTAGCCGCTAACTGAGTGACAAAATTAATGCGATCGCGTACTGATTCATACACCACGACATCCGTTTCCAGCAGAGGGTTCCAGGTTTGCACCGCCTTGAATGAAACCGCACGAGTAATAATGCGTCCATCCACTTCTGGCAAGGAAACATTCATTGCTGTATCTCTTGGGGTTAATCCCTGAAACTGTTCCTGCCATTGTTCTTTTGTACCACCACTAAAAATGACTTGCAGTACAGGTACATCCAAACGTTTCCATAACTCCAACCCAGGTTTTTCATGATCTGTTAATTTAGCAACAGAGAAACTTGTCGTATTCAGTAAAACCTCAATTTCCGCATCATCTTTGGGTTGGAAATAGGATAATACTTCCGCTTGTACCTCCGGATCACGTAACGAGGAGACAAATACTGGCACAGGATGCAACTGTTGTTCAACTAACGCTTGACAAAGT
The DNA window shown above is from Coleofasciculus chthonoplastes PCC 7420 and carries:
- the cobN gene encoding cobaltochelatase subunit CobN; the encoded protein is MHRIAATPGGWNPQAEGVIFIEQTPAPIIVITAADTDIQTLAASMAHLPPDFPAIRAVNLLQLQQELTIDTYTEQVLNQADVIIIRLLGGSAYWSYGLEVVQTTVEQTGANLILLPGDDRPDPNLVSHSTISLTAVHQLWRYFIEGGVENCTNALKFVADLCLGGSYEPLPPKPVPRVGIYGWGDGTNEALTTNSNVGILFYRAHYLAGNTSPIDALCQALVEQQLHPVPVFVSSLRDPEVQAEVLSYFQPKDDAEIEVLLNTTSFSVAKLTDHEKPGLELWKRLDVPVLQVIFSGGTKEQWQEQFQGLTPRDTAMNVSLPEVDGRIITRAVSFKAVQTWNPLLETDVVVYESVRDRINFVTQLAANWVKLRQTPPAERRIALILANYPNRDGRLANGVGLDTPASCVELLKALQGAGYQVEDSPETGDELIQRLTTGVTNDPEGWELRPVQQGLSRQDYQDYFDTLPLAVQQGICNRWHKESEGSIFSQGRFCTNVTINSDKEVPKPAHTHSTFNIQHSTIPIPGIQLGNIFVGIQPSRGYDSDPALNYHAPDLEPTPAYLAFYYWLRQKFGAQAMVHVGKHGNLEWLPGKSLALSETCYPEVALGTMPHLYPFIVNDPGEGSQAKRRSQAVIIDHLTPPMTRAELYGSLQQLEGLVDEYYEAQSLDPSRLPTIRDRITQLVIQENLHHDLGFEDGETCRDLPWRVLNTETVGAGFTDNIMSMSDSLTKPALLGEAGKANLLTQIDSYLCELKEAQIRDGLHILGQCPQGRLLRDLTVAIARHPGRGRLGLTRAIAQDWGWDFDPLTPEGDSKRQAIAQLEAQASQWVESLISKAEGKSTLSQGGFCTKVTLNSDKTVPKPAPTDAPWHVSTFNSRIGQRTQQELDWIRDRLLPALTQTCQEITHLLQGLDGRYVESGAAGAPTRGRPEVLPTGRNFYSVDIRAIPTETAWDVGRKAAEAVIERYTQDNGEYPQTLALSVWGTSAMRTGGDDLAQALALLGVQPIWDRPSRRVVDFEILPLSVLGRPRVDVTLRISGFFRDAFPNLIDLFYNAVVAVAALNEAPEDNPLAAQVKQETAFWCQEGLSEEEAEARSHYRVFGSKPGAYGAGLQGLIEAQNWRDEQDLARAYMNWSSYAYCGTSSPNQEGIAAPEAFEQRLKQLQVVLHNQDNREHDLLDSDDYYQFQGGLTASVRALTGKNPQTYFGDNSIPENPRVRRLQEEIARVYRSRVVNPKWIAGVMRHGYKGAFEMAATVDYLFAYDATANCVADYMYQGVTEAYLLDEKVQEFIQQKNPWVMRDMAERLLEAHQRSLWQSAQPEILEKLRAIALQAEGVIEAVSDPNLSD